The genome window AATTCTTTTGTTGCTATTTCGTAAACTTTGTTTAAGTCTTCGTATTTTATTTCTTCGTTGAATAAGTATTTTAAGCTCATTTTTTTGTTGTTGTTTATTTTTTTTTTCAAAAAGTATAAAAACAAGTTAATTAATGTAGTTGTTTATGAAGCGAAAAGCAATCTTGTTTTTGACGTTAGTATTTTTGTTATTGGCGGCTATGTTCGCTATGGGTTCCGGCGCGAGTATTACTGGTTTCGTTGTTGCTGATGCGTCTCAGGTTGCTCCTGTTAATCAGATTTTCTCTGTTGCTTTCTTGTTTCTTGCTTTAGCAGTTTTTATTGTTGGATTGCTTCATGATTAGTTCTTATGGTTATCGTATGGTTCTAAGTAAGTGCTTAGTTGTCTGTTTACCATGATGAAAGTTGTTCTTTTACTAAATTCTCTTAGGCTTCTTGCACCTATGTATGTGGCTGTGCTTCTTAGAGATCCTAGTATTTCATGTACTAATTCGTTAACATCTCCTTTGTAGGGTACTTCTACTGTTCTTCCTTCGCTTGCTCTGTGCTCGTCTACTTTTCCGTAGAATTTGTTCATCGCTGTGGCTGAGCTCATTCCGAAGTGTTCTTTGTATTTTTTTCCATTTCTTTCTATTAGGTCTCCTCCGCTTTGGTCGTATCCTGCGAACATTGAGCCTATCATTACGAAGTCTGCGCCTCCTCCGAATGCTTTAGCTATGCATGAAGGGCTTGTTATTCCTCCGTCGCTCATTATTCTTCCTGACCCGTTTCCTTTGCTTATTCCGTGAGCTGCGTCTCCGCATTCTATTACTGCGCTTAGTTGAGGATATCCTACTCCTGTTTGTTTTCTTGTTAAGCAGGCTGATCCGCTTCCTATTCCTATTTTTACTATGTCTGCGCCTTCTAGTAGTATTTGTTCTGTTATTTCATTTGTTACTACGTTTCCTGCTATGATTATGTGTTCCGGGCATAGTTTTCTTATTTCTTTTACTTTGTTTATGAATCTT of Candidatus Woesearchaeota archaeon contains these proteins:
- a CDS encoding GMP reductase; this encodes MRIDNELKLDFSDVLIRPKRSTLTSRKDVLLERTFTFLHSPKKWTGIPIITANMATSGTLEMAKTLSKHKMITALHKFYTIEELEEFFKEYNEPDYIAYTLGIRDEDIDKLKKVKEKNLLNNFSFIVLDVPNAYLERFINKVKEIRKLCPEHIIIAGNVVTNEITEQILLEGADIVKIGIGSGSACLTRKQTGVGYPQLSAVIECGDAAHGISKGNGSGRIMSDGGITSPSCIAKAFGGGADFVMIGSMFAGYDQSGGDLIERNGKKYKEHFGMSSATAMNKFYGKVDEHRASEGRTVEVPYKGDVNELVHEILGSLRSTATYIGARSLREFSKRTTFIMVNRQLSTYLEPYDNHKN